Genomic segment of Malus domestica chromosome 15, GDT2T_hap1:
GGCAGCTACAAGTTCACACTCAGCCGAATCAGTCTCTAATCAATTCATTGGTGCAGCAGTTACACAGCCCTTACCTCTTACACTTCATGTGGTCCCTGAATTCCGACCTGAACACCTACAAGTGGTTCTATCTATCCTACCAATGAATCTCCACCCTATGCAGACACGGTCAAAGAGTGGTATCTCCAAGAAAATTGCTCTTTTAGCTGCTATACATGAACATTGAGGGGTTAATCTGAATCAAGTTGAGCCTGCCACATATAAGTCTGCATTAAAGTCCCCGGTATGGCATGAAGTTATGAAAGATGAGATTTCAGCATTGCATCATCAAGGTACATGGTCTCTGGTACCTCTACCAAGACATAAAAACTTAGTAGGCTGTAAATGGGTCTTTAAGATCAAAAAGAATGCTGATGGTTCTATTGGGAGGTATAAGGCTCGCCTAGTAGGTAAAGGGTTTAATCAAGAAGAAGGTATTGATTTTGGGGAAACCTTTAGTCCGGTTGTGAAGCCTGCAACAGTAAGACTAGTTCTAGCTCTCTCTGCACATTTTGGTTGGACATTGCGGCAATTagatgtgaaaaatgcttttctCCACGGTATCTTGCAAGAGGAAGTATACATGACTCAACCACCTGGATTTGTTGATTTCAAGCATGAAGATTATGTGTGCAGGTTGCATAAATCTTTATATGGCTTAAAACAGGCACCAAGGGCCTGGAATGAACGGTTTACTCGATTTCTCCCATCCTTGGGATTCAAATCCACATATGCCGATTCTTCACTCTTTGTAAAGGTTGTTGACAGTTATGTGGTGATTTTACTcctatatgtggatgacattattATTACTGGCAGTGGTACACAAGCAATTACTGAGGTCATTCATTCCCTTACCCGAGAGTTTGATATTAAATATTTGGGACCCCTCCACTATTTTCTAGGGATTCAGATTTTACAGAAGCCAGATGGTTTATTTCTCTCTCAACGTAAGTATGTTACAGAGTTGCTAACTAAGGCTGATATGTTACTATCTAAACCATGTGCCACTCCCTGTTTGCCATACAACAGATTGCTCAAAGATGATGGCAAACCTTATAATAATCTGGCCCTTTATCCCAGTTTAGTTGGCCCTTTACAGTACCTAACATTCACTCGACCTGACATTGCCTTTGCAGTGCATCAAGTTTGTCAGTTTATGCAAAATCCTATGGAGTCCCATTTCATGGCAGTGAAACGAATTCTTAGGTACTTAAAAGCTACTCAAGGCTGTGGCATTCATTATGTCAAGAGTTCACTGGATATTACTGCATatagtgatgcagattgggccgGGGATCCTAATGATAGGCGATCGACTACTGGAATGGTTGTATTTTTGGGATCTAATCCTATTTCGTGGTCATCTAAGAAGCAACAAACTGTTTCTCGCTCATCCACAGAAGCTGAGTATCGGGCTTTATCTACTACAACTGCTGAACTTGATTGGATTCACCAATTGTTACATTTTCTGCAGGTTCTAGTTGTGGAAAAACCAATTTTCTTATGTGACAACCTATCTACTATAGCACTGACCTTAAATCTTGTTCAGCATCAACGTACCAAACACATAGAGGTTGATGTACATTTTGTTCGTGAGCGGATAGCAAAACAGGAACTGCAGGTGCATTTTGTCTCTTCCACCGAGCAGTTTGCTGATATACTTACCAAAGGCTTATCTACTCCTCTTTTTCAAACTCATTGTGCCAATCTCAGGCTCACATTCTCTGCCCCTGAGCTTGTGGGGGGATGTTAGGAGTATTAAGATCCAATGGGTAGGAAATGGACAAGTGTCAAAAGATCATGAAGATAGATAAGTTGGTTATATTGTTACTTAGAGTGTAAGCTACAAAGTGTTAGGATATATAGCTTGTAACAATTCATTTGTAACTGATAAGAAAAGATATAACAGTTCTCAACAGTTTTCTCTCTCTAATATCTTCGacattcttcttctctctctatctctttcttccttcttacTTCTGTATAATTCTTTCCTTAGATAATTTTAGATGGTTTACACTTCGAACTCATAATATGAAGATTATGACCGTTATATTGTAGTTAGTACAACTATTTTTTGATTAAATAATCTACACTAAATTACGAGAAAGATGATTTGAATGCAGTATGTCAAACGCAAAGACGATtatttttaactaattaaactacaagttatttataattaatatatcttTTATGATAACTTCGAAATAAAGAATGTTCTGAAACAACATAAAAAAGTTTCACCTAGGCGCTACGCTCATGAATCACTCACGCTGTTGAAACTTCTTCTCCTATCCAATAACCACCAATCCACATGCATGAATAGCTTTGTCAAGGGACATGATCTATGCTAGCTCTGCACCAAGAATTTTGTCCATCCTAGCTTTTGCCAGTTTCGAAACCCTACCCACTCTCTCCCTATAGGTTTTGCTGAGCATGACCTAGCTATTTGgccatttcatttcattttttgtCGTATTTCAATGTAGGGGGACCAACGTAAAAGGGAATGTTTAGGATTAAGAACCATCCATTTTTATCCTTTCAAGGAATTTAGTGTCGACCTTTTCTCAGTGTCCCAGCTATAGCCAGTTAGCTGCAactctatgatatgatatgCATCCTTCAAAAGAGAAATGGTAAGAGATTCTTTTAAAAGTGAGATTTCTCTAACAATTTAtggcacaatgttttataatgttgacttATAAATGAAAGTTAAACTGTGAGGTGACAGAAAGTTCATAAAGAATCTTACTTTGAGATAATTTCTTTAGTATTTCTCTCCTTACAAAAATGCAAAAATGATGTTTTCGTCCAAGGAATTTGGTTTCGACCTTTTCTCGGTAACCCCAGCTAACTAGTTATTAGCTGCAACTGTATGATATGATATGCATATCCTTATGAAAACGCAGATATGATGTTTGCATATTCAATAGTTTGGAAAAGATAATATATACCTGATCCCAAGAGAGTAGTACGCAAACAAACCCTAATGGCAAAATATGTTCTTTATGTGACATTGAAGATTTTGAATAATCCAAAGCGActaatattgtttttttgtgATCGTAGGTAAGATTGATTAGGACCATCAAGGGCCCTAGGGCATATATACAAGAAGTGGATGAGTTATAAGGTTTATTTTAGTGCAGCCAACTGTCAATGCATCCGGCCCCCTCTATATGACTAGAGAATATTTTACGTACGAGCTATAGCAACATTCATATATTCTCAAGTTACTATTTGCAGAAATAATGTATACAATTATATGATAGGATCGGTCCCTTGTAACTTTGTTCTTGATATTGGTAGAGTTCGACTTAGTGGTAGATTTAGGATTCTAACATTGAGTGGTCCCAAtataaaagttttaaaaaatatgggacaaaaataatattaaaaaattaaacgataataaattaaattttcattCATAATCTTTATATAGACAAACATTACAAGCtacaaaaactaaaattgaCACGATGAGGTTTCATACTCTGCGTGTCATGCTAGtttcattatcaataaaaaaataataataaaaaaaaagattgatgATGATTTGAAAATATCTAAAATTGGAGTTGAACTATTCGGAATTAATATGATTGGAACTATCCAAAATTAGAGAAATATTTGGAAAAGGATTTTTAGAACTAATAGATGATGATTTTTGCTGGTGGTGGCATGGGGATCGGTTGGGTGTGGTTGGAGGAAAaagggaattggaattgggaatTACCCAATTGGAGAAAGCGAACGCAAAATGAGACTGGTAGAGATCTCGGGTAGGCGGAAAGGGAATATACtctctttattttctttaattaaaaagGGTCTCATCCACGTGGCTTAATAGGAAGActtgcttttaattattttgttttaaatagGTTGGCTCAAAACAACATTGTTTTGGccaaatcttaaaaaaaaaatttaaaaaaaaaacagaatagTCTTCTTCACATTCGTTAATCATTTGTAGAACATGCATCTGCTGATCTGCTGCTGCACTCTTCTCCTCCACCATATGACTTGAGTGGTTCTCAGAGGTTCTCACAACCACTTATTTGAACTTCCGGGTGGTTCAGGACCACCTGGATTCCTTAATGTATTCGCCATTGGTTCAACTTGCACCTAAATGAGCGATTATGATGTTTTGCAATTTTTATAGTAGCTAGAGAAATGCTTGTAATATTATCAAATATCAATACTAAGTTTTACTAAAATCAGATTGATCAATAATTCAATCGAGTCACAATCATATCATCACTAAATTCACAAATCTAGTACTTATAAATTTTTGGTAAGGAAAATGTACTTTTGTCACCAttggttttaaaggaaaattataatttttaagagAGTTCACGGCATGTATAATTCATCTTATCCTTCTTGTAatacaaaattgatgaaaagtgATCAAAACATCAtggattatttttatttttattttggtaataTTAGTGACTTGCATTTTGCGTATTCTTTGTTTAAAACAAATGGAATCATGAATGGATGTGATCTAATGCATCTACTTTAACTCAAGGAACTGAGCAAAGCCAAACCTACATAGTCCATAACTATTTTTGTGTTGTATATTAAACAATTAAGGGGTACATGATCAATCGTTAAATTCCTACTCTAGGAGATTTGAAATGAAAAACCATTTATATATGGTTCCTCTTGCATGAATTGTGCAAAGGAAATGAAAGGAACATTAGTTGGTACAGgctgcgagagagagagagagagagaattattGATCACTAGAATAAAAAAGGACGAAGGGTGAGGAGCCCCATAAAAGCTGTATCGCCGCATGGAATATGATATtttccggatcctctttgtgaaaaTTCGAAAGATCAATCAATTATGTTCGTTCATTGTAAATCATacgattaaaaattatttaaaatttttaattgaaaattgaatataaataataattaacaaaaactaatcacacaatataaataaacggaattgattgattgattctcGGATTCATATaaaaaggatccggagaggattctTGTCCTTGCTGCATAAGGAGAGGACACATGCACATTAGTCGGGGTCTATTTAGAATGTGGAATTCTATCACATCCCATATTTCGAACCCATATGCATGTGCTCATCATGTCATATCTAATCCCGTACATTCCTTAATAATTAGTGGTATTATCATATACTCTTCTCCTTTATTACTCTGAACTTTTTGCATGGAGGTCGGAGGATGATTACTAATTACAGttatgtttttttaattcaatcctATGAACAACCTGATAACCGTTGGGTTTTACAAGAAGAAGTTtcaatataattaaaaattgtATTATCAATACAATTTATTTGCATTCTTATGATACTATACTAATTAACTTAACATAGTTTCTTTACTTAtagtaacatttttttttactgtttgtGTTGTATTAAAAGGAGCGAACTCCAAACATATATATCCTAATTCAACCAACTCTATCCATCCCTTACCTCCCTTGGTCTAATCTTTTGAAATATGTAAATGAAAGTGTATGTTTTCAAATTAACCAAAACATGAGCCTGTCAAGCTATTTTAGAACAAatgaatattatatatttaaagtTAATTGTCCTAATATAATAGAAAACATGGTTTTAGATTTTGAGGGTGATTCGGCGCGAAACGAGCAAGTGATTGACACAGAAAAAGCAGCTGATAAGGACTGAGCAAGACAGAAGTATAGTAAAGCAATAGAGTGCCGAGGATCGAGGAACGACTGCCCCACTCAACCCACAACCAACGTTGACGGCGACCTTGATTCCCTACCAGCGCTGCCCCTTCCGCCCCCGCGCGCTGCCCAGTGCCCATTCCCATGTAATATCATTGACGTCTTCTGTCGTCTTCTGCTGCCCTCACGCTGCCCGACCTTCACAGGTAAAAGCATGTCGGTCTGCTCCTTGTCTATAATATTACGTCTCGCGCTCCGGACGGCACGCGCGGTCAGATACGTACGTAGACAATACTATTAACATCACCATCCATTCACCAATAATTTCGacatttgtttcctttttttacTTACcaaccataaaaataaaaagaaaaaaaaatatctaacgTGGAGCATTATGTATTTTCCTTTTCATGGGaccttatttatttatattttgcttCCTTTTTCATTCACATATCGTTTTCTTTAGAAGCAAAGTGCAAATGTGTGTTGTTTGTGCCGCTTTAAATTGATATATAATTTCCCTTTGCATGTATAGATGTGTTCATGAATTTAGAACAAAAAAAAGTCCTTTGAATTCAAAGCCAGCCTTCTTGCTCAATTTGGTTTCATGGGTAGTCATTGTTTGTTCAGAGACTTGATCCGATGGTAGTGCTTTGGTCAAAGATGAAAACTGATCGATCAGTTCTGGCTTTGATGTGCCTGTTGCTCAAGTAAAGTAGTGTTGCATTTTGCTTTACCATGCATGCactattaatttttataatgtGAGAATTACACTGTCAGATGATATTACTTATTCAACTTATATTCTAATATAtctatttatttaataatagcACTCTAAATTGAAAAATGTATCATTACACTAATAGTTAACATTAGGTGACATTCGACATGAAAAAATTTCTCACTATTATTCACCTTTTACAGAAACTatcttcaatttcttaattaGCGCTATATTCATTAATTTGGATTCTTACGGTCTTAAATATTGTATATCATCTTCTCCTGATAGAATTTGACAGTCTTTATGTCTAAATTCACTATTTTTCCATTAAATATTTGTGACCTGATTGAATGTGAATTGTGACTTGGCCAGAAAGATAAAGCATtcactctctttctttttaaatatagtTTATAATGAACCTAGGATTAGGTTGTATTAGATCTGTGTTGGACCTACCCGCTCACTATTCCATTCACATGCTTCACGGAGTTAATTAGATTTTGATTTACTGTAGAATTTCAattgaaaatatattttttaagagtAGGAATTTCCAAGATAAATCAATAATCACACATTAGCCTCTGTGTTATCTTGTAACTTAAGCGATAAGATTTAATCTTCACAATTAACAATCTTCAAATCAAGATGGCGATTGATCACAGATTGTTCCAAAAATATGAGACATGTAGACCCCTCATAGCCATTTTAATTCACTTCTTATATTCCTTCCAGATTCTCAAGTAGTCCAAACAAACACGAATCAAAGTAATTTGCATTCAAACCACAAGCTCTTCGAAGGCAGCTCGTTTCACACAATCAAGTAATCTGCTATACGTACTGTGGGTTGTTGTCACAGAATTAAGAGAATAATTGCTCCACATAAACTTGAATAGTGATTGAATGAGCAGCTAGCTAACCAATAAAGGTTACATCAACCTGGTTAATTTTCAATTTGTCTTATGCTAATGTAATTACTAATTAGGTGGCACAGTTTGCACGCCTAACCAAGCGCACCAGCCAATTCGTTTTTTACCTATATGACCAAGGTCTACTAAATGTTGAGCTTTTAGGAACATTTCATACTATCCAGCCTCTTCAATGTGAAATAGTTCATGATCGGATTAAGCAGCTGGTCAATACTGCTAAATTATCTGTAAAAATGATctccatgaatgtttttcaATACTCAATACTCAATACTCATAGGTAAGCTAAGCAATCAGTAATATTGTGACAATCTATATTGTGCCCTcatattataacacgtgaatTAGTAATATTTAGACTTAATTTTCATCCCACTTTGAATGGGATAATCTTTTGTATGATCAATAGTTCaaatatttgttttgttaaGTTAAGATTAATGCTAAACTCAATTGCCACGCATAAGTGATTGAAAAAAGTCGATTTGGTTTAGATCTCACGAAGAGCGCCGCACATACAGATTTCAAGGATGAACagtaattttcaaattattaacAACAAAACTGATTTCATGGATTCTCGACTGCATTGTTGGAAAGAAACAATGATGAATGTTTCAAATGCAAATGAAATGTGCTCTCGTGCAGTATTTGTTCTCAGACAACAAACCACACGTTCGAATCATTACTTGAATTAGGTTTAATTACTCAATGTGTTCAACCTAAACCCAATGGCCATCAAAGATACATCAGCTGGGGCTCTCTGCTAGTTAGCTCTTTGGTGTAGTGTCTGTGTCTGTGTCTGTGTCTGTGTGGGGAAGGCAAATTGAAGCCATAACTTTCGGGCAGTGGCTTTATAGTTACTGTAGGGCATTGGCTTTACACGTACTTCCATGTGATTAGCCAACTCCTCGAACTTATAATGATGATTCTCGAACAGCATCTTCAGGAAGGAAACACAATAGACCCCCCCACACACAACAAAGATTATTCTTTTAGAAAACTTAATTGCTATTATCATTATATATTCTCTTCTGCACCCCCCACTTCCTGTAATATAAAACTTCTCATTTTATAATGCCAATTGCCAAGCCATTCGTTTATAATTGATACAATGCAAAAGCGTTTGTGCACTAATTTAAGCCCCCCACTTTCtaaaaaaattgagaagaaaTAAACTTATATACTTACAAAACACCTGGGATTTGGATaaaacaaattagggttttgctcAATGTATCATTTCATTGGGTCTTTAATCAGAAATTTAGCACACTAGTTAAGTAGCTAGCTAGAGTGACTAATTTTTCATTATCATATTTAGTTGGCTATTCAACAGCTGCATGGATAATATAGAAGAAAAGGTGATTTGGATTTAATTAAGTTCCTTCGGCTAACTGTTATTGGAATCATTAGGGAAATAATGCAGTCTTGTTAAACTTATATTTTTTCACAGGACAAAAGCGTTGGATGATCAGAAGGGTAGAATAGACTGGGAATTTGGGAAAAGACCATTTGCTTCCTTCCAAAACCACTTACAACTGAATTCCGAATCCACCAAAATTAAATACCACTTTATGTTGTTTAGCTTAGCTATATAGATTGAAGTTTTCATATATACTGTCTTCCACATGCAGTAACCCTATATATAGTAAAGCTTCCTCCACTATGCAATCCCTCCATTCTTTTACACCCCAAGAATATTTGACAACAAAGTCCCCTACAACTTAAGTCTTTAAGTCTCAAGGCAAGTCATTTAATTTGAATATCTATATTCCGATTCAATATCCTcgcacataatatatatatacacacacacacacacacatatatatatatatagtggttAGATCACACAAACACTAAATACACAACAAAAACCACTTTCTCATCTCTTTAGCTTTCTCTCCACTAAATACTACTACACTCAAAAAgattttatctttatttgtttttctctttgcttttgGATTGTTGTAGATCTACGAATAagagtaaataaaaaaaccaagatGATCCAAGAACTGTTTGGAGGTGCAGGCCTTAATAACATAGcaggaggaggagagaggaaATCGCTCACCTTTCATGGTGGTActacttcttctccttctctgtCTCCTTCACCATCCCCTTCTTCCTCAACAACtaccaccgccaccgccaccacaACAGCCACGGCAGGTTTATCAAATACTGAGAACTTGAGATGCCCAAGATGCGATTCTTCCAACACCAAGTTCTGCTACTACAACAATTACAACCTCACTCAACCCCGCCACTTCTGCAAGACCTGTCGCCGCTACTGGACAAAAGGAGGAGCCCTCCGCAACGTTCCAATTGGCGGCGGCTATAGAAAAAACAAGAGTGTCACCGGGTCAACGGCTTCCATAGACAAGACCGCCGCAGGGAAGTTGAAAACGGTGGTGTCAGAGATTGGCCGTTCAGGATTTGGTGCGGGGTTCGATCAGGAGGTCCAAGCAAGCCCAATACTATGGGGCTCGCCCCAGAATTCTCATTTACTAGCCCTGTTAAAAGCCAGTCATcatcaaaaccctaaccctaatcaaCTTTGTAATTCTGTAAATGTGAAGGAAGAGGGAGGTATGAATATGATTGGGTCCCACATGATGACTACTGAGGCAATTGCAATGAGTACTGCTCGAACCCTGGGTTTGGATCCAGTGTGCCAGGCTCCTTCACTTGGCCTGTGCAGCTCTTTCTGGAGAAACAACAACCAAGATCAACCACCTCCAAGCCATCACCAACAAAACGGTTTCATTGTTGGTCATGAAGTTCAAAGCAGCAATATTGGAATTCAAGAATTGTTTCAGAGGCTAACACCATCAACATCACAATCATGTAGTTATTATTCTGACCAACTAAATAATGTGGTGGCGTCTTCATCCTCCTCATCATTGTCTTCATATTCCACGTCATCGATTTTGGATTCGTCTCCGGTGGTTGGCGGTGGCGAAATGGGTTACAGCTGGAACCCGGCGTTTACCGCGTGGTCATTTGATCTTCCGACAACCAATGGTGCATATCATTAAGTCTTTATCTAAGGGATTTCTTCTTTGTCTTAGCTTAGTTAGGTTCtactttttctttaatttggttttgattttttggTTATGTTTGTGTGGGTTGTGATACTTATTATGGCTTTAGCCTCAGTAGCTAATAGCCacccctctttcttcttctctgtcTGTATGTGTATTTTAAGGTGTAAAGGACATATGAGGGTGTACCAACTAAGCACCAGGAAATTAAATGTTTTGTTACTTGTTAGTGGTTCTTGATTTTATCATCACATTATAATTTCCATAAAATATTAAGGGGATCTGCTTAATTAGATGCCTGAAATTTTGTTAAGGAActgaattgttttttttttttcatacacgAGGATTGACAAGAGTATCAAATCAACCTCTAACCTCTCCAATGAATCTGCTGTTATGCCATGATCCCACCGATTAATCTCTCCATATTATTTTGTGTAACTAATTAATAGTTATTAGTTGCCTGTTATAGATTGTACAAAGTCAACTATCTGATTGTATTTATTCTGTATCAATAGAATGAGCAAACAATTGAGCATTTCTCCATAACACAGATTCTTATTCTTTGCTCTATTTCCTTTCTGCCGTTCTATATTTCTCTATATGGTATCATCCTTTTTCCCAAGCTAACGCTTCCCACAGTTCGATCCTCTATGGCTTCTATATTACTTCGCACCCCACCACCTTCAACATCTCCCACACAATCAATTCTCTCATGGACATAAATAATTACCCCAGTTGGAGATCTTAATTTTCAGATATATTCTTGAAATTCATGGTATGGAAGATGTCGTGACCACCAATTCCAAACTTCTAAAGAAGCTTGCTGATGGCTCTgtcaatccaaattattctcggGACAAACTTGTCCTCAGTTGGATCAAGGCTACCTGCTCACCCTCTATACGGTCTATACTGATTCCTTGTACCCACGGTTTCGATGCTTGGTCTCTTCTAGCAAAGtgtttctctcctctctccaaGACTCGCATCCGCACTCTTCGTGGTCAACTCTGCACTCTCAAGAAAGACTCGGAGCAGTCCATGTCCGGTTATTTGATGCATGCCAAAAGCCTAGCGGATTCGCTTCACATTATTGGCTCCAGTACTACGATAGAAGAACCCATTGAAAGCCTCTTAGACAGTCTTGGTCCTGAATATAAAGAGTTTTCAACAGCCGTTCATCTCCGGCCCTCTCTTTATCTCGTATGATGACTGCTACGATCTACTCATTCAAGAAGACCATCTCATAAAAAAGAAGTCCACTATTTCCTTTTCAAGTAGAGCTGCTTTCGTTGCTTCTCGTAGCTCTGTTGGCTTGGCAAATTTTGCCCCCAGTAATCATCGGTCATCTTCCCATCACTCTTTCGAGCTAGGcaacgagagatttttcagtgtgaccgtcacacGAAATGTTACACCTTGTATCCTTCTATAAATGGtgagttatgtgtgttaaaatgttaataacttaaaaattaaaattttccaccacttgcataaaaacacgtggtgtaccatttgtattcccgtcacaactaaaaatttctcctaggCAACAGTCGTGGTCTAGATTTGCGTTCATCTAATCAAAACCGTCAAACTGTTGCTGTGCAAGTGTAATTGCTGAAAGACTTTTTAGCCAAAGTAgtcattgagatttgcataactcatcattttAGTCCCTgacatttgaaatcaatagaagtggtccctgagtttgtccatcatcaatcattttggtcattccttaaaaaatcttcattaaataaagataaaatgacaaaaacatccttaatttttgtcaaatcattttggcccattatttattaaattgagggtatttttgtcatttggtcCTTAGTTTTTCAAGGAAGgaacaaaatgattgatgatagacaaactcagggaccaattctattgatttcaaattttagggaccatagagatgagttatgcaaatcttaggaaccattttggctaaaaagccttgcTGAAATTATAGAGAGGTTAAGTGTAAAACTCAGTTTTAATGTAAACCCTTGGATCATAGTCCAAGTGTGCAGCTACGATGTAATCTTAGGGTAAGTGATGATTTATGCCATATGTCACTTTCTCATAGGATACATGAAATGGATATTTACATGATGTAATGAGAGAAtatttcattctctctcttctctctatcgGTATTCAGTTCACAGTATGTGCGTGTGAACGTGATGAATGTAGAAGCACATTTTCCATTCTTATTCTCTCTGTAACTTCCTCTCAAATTCCAGAATCCATAATCTCCAATTCTCATCGATTGATTTCATATATAAGATAATAATcttatgaatgttaacatggCCTTAGAGTCAGGTTCGATCAATTGATACCGGGCATTTAGATTTGTGAAGGAACTACCAAGAAACTTGAAATTGAGCTTGAGTTATCTGTGACTTGAGTCTAACATGGCAAGGTCTAGTAGTGGCGATAACTATGAGTTTTGGAGTATAAGGATGAAAACCATTTCCAAGTCTCACGGGTTGTAGGATCTTATTGAAAAGGGGTTTGAGAGCTCAAATTCGAAGAAAGATGATGAATCTAATGcgcagaagaaagaaaaagaagaatcaTGCAGTGCTGGGAAGATGACTCTCACAGAGAGACTTATGAAAGATACTAAAGCTCTGGATCTGATTCAGAGAGTAGTCTCATATGAGATATTTCCCATAATCTCTCATAAAGAAAC
This window contains:
- the LOC103431576 gene encoding dof zinc finger protein DOF2.4-like, with the translated sequence MIQELFGGAGLNNIAGGGERKSLTFHGGTTSSPSLSPSPSPSSSTTTTATATTTATAGLSNTENLRCPRCDSSNTKFCYYNNYNLTQPRHFCKTCRRYWTKGGALRNVPIGGGYRKNKSVTGSTASIDKTAAGKLKTVVSEIGRSGFGAGFDQEVQASPILWGSPQNSHLLALLKASHHQNPNPNQLCNSVNVKEEGGMNMIGSHMMTTEAIAMSTARTLGLDPVCQAPSLGLCSSFWRNNNQDQPPPSHHQQNGFIVGHEVQSSNIGIQELFQRLTPSTSQSCSYYSDQLNNVVASSSSSSLSSYSTSSILDSSPVVGGGEMGYSWNPAFTAWSFDLPTTNGAYH